GATGGAAGGCGAACATGAAAAAATGAAAGCGGCTCATGACGCCTTACCCGAGAGCTTTACCCAGCATGCAGCTATCGAAGCCAAACACGAAAAACTGCTGGTCGAACATGCCCAGATCATAGCGAAACATGAGGCAATGATGAAGGAGCACGCCGAACTGGAAGCTAAACATGAGAAAGGTGAAGTGTCGGACGAACAGATGATAAAAGATCATGAGCGTATGAAGGCCGAAGACGAGCAGATGATGCAGGACGATAAGCGCATGATTGACGAGGAAGCTCAGATGATCAAAGACCACGAAAAGATGATGGCTGAGCACCGCAAGAAGCAGTAACGTTCTGGCTCTATGACCAACCAAAAACGGACGACCATCAATCAGGTCGTCCGTTTTTGGTTGCAACAAAGGTACTTCACAGGTATATCGGCATATGGTAGTTCTTTCTGCATCTGGTTGAGAAAAGAATACCCGTTTGCAAACACGCCAATTCACAATCAATAATTGATTGTAATGGGATAATGCGGAGACACGACGTAATTGGCGCCATAGGCGTTGGTCGCTACGACGATTAGGTAATACTTGCCGGATTGCCAGGCGTTAGTACCCGTGATATCCTTGAACATGTCCTTAGCCGCCCCAACGGTGATATTGGCGTCAAACGGGTAGGCCATCGTGGGCGTTTTAAAATCGTACCCCAGGGCCAGTGAAATCGAGTTTGTCGAGTTTAGACTGGTGTCGCTTATTTTTTGATCCTCCCGAAGCAGGCCCACGTAAACGATACCAATTCCTTTGTCTTCGGTAACCGTACCTTTTATCGAAATAACATCGCCTTTCTTAAAGGTTGCGCCGTTGGCAGGGGCAGCGGTAACGGTAATGACCGGGGGCGTAAAATCACTCAGGGACAAAATCTCGAGATCTTTTTTTACCTCCGTTACTCCGCCTTTAGTATCCTTTACCAGCATCGTAAAATCGTACATGCCTGTACCTGCGGTAACCGGTATAATGATGTGCTCATGGAACGTAGTATTCTTGACATTGGCATACACGCCTGTATAGGTCGTGTCCTTTTGCCATTTCGAGGCATACGTTACATTGCTTTTCTGCGTAATCTTCACCTGAATGTTACTGATCGTATTGACAGCTACCAGCTCGGACGCAATATGGATGTCTTTACCGGCGTAGGCCTGCTGGCTGTTGGAGGTGCCCAGCTCAAACGTCTTCACTTCAGGTTTAACAAGATCAGCAGGCTCTTCCTTTTCGCAGGAGAACAGCACCGATGCCGAAAGGGCAATCGCCAGAAAGGGGAATTTAGTCAACTTCATGAGTATAAAAATTGGGATGAGTTACTATTGTGTATTTACTTGATTTTGATGCTCAGGCCTTTGATGGTCTGCCAGCCTTCCTTGTCGGTCAGCCGGATCAGGAAATGATAATCGCCCGGATCTACGTCGGCGGGCACCTGAATGGCTTGCTGAACGGCGTAGGTCTTCAAATTGGCCGGAATGGGGTACGTCTGAATGAGCAGAAAGGGTTTTACTGGGGTTTTCACCGGGTCCAGGTTGCAGGTTTCGATCTCCGTACTGTGATTATGATGATCGAAGTTGTTGTGAATATCCACACTCACCGAGCCCAGCTGGGCGTTGTCGCTCAGCTGCGCCTGGAACATAAACGTTCCGCCCCGGTTGACGGTG
This window of the Spirosoma aerolatum genome carries:
- a CDS encoding DUF4625 domain-containing protein; translation: MKLTKFPFLAIALSASVLFSCEKEEPADLVKPEVKTFELGTSNSQQAYAGKDIHIASELVAVNTISNIQVKITQKSNVTYASKWQKDTTYTGVYANVKNTTFHEHIIIPVTAGTGMYDFTMLVKDTKGGVTEVKKDLEILSLSDFTPPVITVTAAPANGATFKKGDVISIKGTVTEDKGIGIVYVGLLREDQKISDTSLNSTNSISLALGYDFKTPTMAYPFDANITVGAAKDMFKDITGTNAWQSGKYYLIVVATNAYGANYVVSPHYPITINY
- a CDS encoding DUF4625 domain-containing protein, translating into MKTRSFSVTVVLGTLLLLGGCSKENEITPDTEYPVIDITSATAFPKGCSTVNRGGTFMFQAQLSDNAQLGSVSVDIHNNFDHHNHSTEIETCNLDPVKTPVKPFLLIQTYPIPANLKTYAVQQAIQVPADVDPGDYHFLIRLTDKEGWQTIKGLSIKIK